Part of the Ruania alba genome is shown below.
TCCCCGGAGACCTGGTAGGCCCACACCGGCACCTCGCTGGTGCGGGCGACGTCGGCGAGCACGTCCAGATAGGAGGAGGCCGGCTTGACCATCACCACGTCCGCCCCCTCGGCCGCGTCCAGCTCCGCTTCGCGCCGTCCTTCGCGCCGGTTGCCGGCGTCGAGCTGGTAGGTGCGGCGGTCACCGCTGAGCTGGGAGTCCACGGCCTCGCGGAACGGCCCGTAGTAGGCGGAGGCGTACTTGGCGGCGTAGCCGAGCAGGGCGACGTCGGTGAATCCCTCGGCGTCCAGGGCGTCCCGCACGTGAGCGACCTGCCCGTCCATCATGCCGCTCAGGCCCAGCAGCGCGGACCCGGCTCGCGCCTGGGCGAGTGCCATCTCGGCGTAGCGGACCAGGGTGGCGTCATTGTCGATCCGGCCGTCGGCGTCGAGCACGCCACAGTGCCCGTGGTCGGTGAACTCGTCGAGGCACAGGTCGGTCTGCACCACGAGGGCGTCTCCGACCTCGGCGGCGGCGATCTCGGTCGCACGGTTCAGGATGCCGTCCGGGTCGGTGGCGCCGGTTCCGGTGGCGTCTCGACGGCTGGGGACGCCGAAGAGCATCACTCCCCCGACGCGGGCGCCGGCAGCCTCGGCGAGCGCCCCGCGAAAGGAGTCCAGGGAGTGTTGCACCATCCCGGGCATCGACGCGATCGGGCGGGGCTCATCGCCCTCGTGCACAAACATCGGCAGCACCAGCTCGGCAGCGTGCAACCGGGTCTGGCGGACAAGGCGGCGCACCGCGGGGGTCTGCCGCAATCGGCGGGGTCGGATCCTCATGACTGTTCCTCCCGTGCTGCCTGGCCCACCGCATCACACAGGGCGTCCAGCAGGTGATCGATCGTGCGTTCGCTCGCCTCGG
Proteins encoded:
- the hemB gene encoding porphobilinogen synthase gives rise to the protein MRIRPRRLRQTPAVRRLVRQTRLHAAELVLPMFVHEGDEPRPIASMPGMVQHSLDSFRGALAEAAGARVGGVMLFGVPSRRDATGTGATDPDGILNRATEIAAAEVGDALVVQTDLCLDEFTDHGHCGVLDADGRIDNDATLVRYAEMALAQARAGSALLGLSGMMDGQVAHVRDALDAEGFTDVALLGYAAKYASAYYGPFREAVDSQLSGDRRTYQLDAGNRREGRREAELDAAEGADVVMVKPASSYLDVLADVARTSEVPVWAYQVSGEYAMVEAAAAQGWLDREAVIAESVLAIRRAGADAVLTYWATELAQRLTTEEL